The Komagataella phaffii GS115 chromosome 4, complete sequence genome includes the window AAGAGCTGAGGCTGAGATACCTTTTCCCTAAAAGACATGTTAGTATCAAAAGAGGAGTGAAAAAACAAACCTAATACATTTTCTTCACAAAATTGGTACCAAGCAGCAAACGGTGGCACAGAGATTCACTCTCGGGAGCCACCAACCGCATTTGGCCCTAACTTCGGATATTCTTAGTGTATTATGGCCATCATGGTTTAAATCTACGCACGCTGCTGTGCATACGACCCATTTTTGCTGATTTTCTTGTAAGACGTAGATGGAAGAAAGACGACTGTGAAAATTTAGCAGAAATCCATAGACTAGCGAAAACGAAAAAAGCCCTATTATTGGTCATGTGACGTAGTTTAGGGTCGAAACCACAGGTTGATTCTTTAACTGTTATGCTTAAAGTCGTCTAGTTTATTGATTGCAAGTCAATGTAAGAGTATTCTGATTGCATAAGGCAAATGCAATGGCTTGTGAAGTTAATGGCTCTTTCTAATACTTTAAACGTATTTTCTTGAACGTTCGTTCGAACTAATCCACTGTAGATAGTGGTAGTAATGGTTGGACTTGGGTTACTGAAACCAGCAACTCCATGTTCAATTCATGATCATCACTACTTCTAGCCTTTCTTTCTTAGCTTCTCCTTCCCGTTTCctattcttcctttcctATCCATGGTCAAATACCTGTCCAGCCATCTCATCACCAATCGAGCAGTAAACAATTGACCTTCCGCTTTTGGATATATGCACATATATATATCACATCCGACCGTTCGAATCAAGACAGAGAAGACCCTTGGAAGCACTCTCCAGTAGCCTCACAATTGGATATGAGCAGATATATCAACGAACGAGCTGCATATGCACAAGTAAGTATTGCTTGGTATCCTTCTATCACCCATTCGTTGGTGGAACAAAACTAACAGGTTGTCCAGCTCGTAGGTGATTATGAATGCCTTATCaaggaatttcaaaaccCAGATGTTGAGGAGATAGGTAACTACAAAGTTCTTCGGGTGTTAAGTGAGGGGCCTTTCGGGGTCGTATATCTTGCCCAGCATAAGATGTTACACTATAAAGTGGTCCTAAAGAAAGGGGAAAGAGATTTGTCAAAAAACGGGGACAATATCATGAGGGAATGTTACTACCTGAGAGAATTTAATCACCCCCATATaacaaagatctttgaaactATTTTTACGGAGAACTACGTCTACATGTCCATTGAGTATTGTTGTCAAGGAGATTTGTTTGATTATTTGAGTAAGAGGAGGCAGATTCCGACAGAGGAGGCTGTCAAGATTTTTTCCCAGCTTTGCGGTAGTGTTCATTATATCCACAAAAGAGGCTGTTGTCacagagatttgaaattagAGAATATATTACTAGATGAAGACAACAACGTCAAGTTATCAGATCTCGGGTTCACCCGAGAAATTCCTCATTTTTATCCCAATGGCAATAGTGCTCCTAATCCACATTCTCCACTTCATACCTTCTGTGGTACCACAGTTTACATGGCACCTGAACTAATACGGAGAGAGCAGTATTCTGGTATAAGAACGGATCTTTGGGCTCTTGGAATCATATTGTTCACCATGCTGTATGGAGAGATGCCGTTTGACACGGAAGATGAAATACTGGAGCAGGAGCCCGTTTATAAAGATTTCATTTCTCCGAGCATTAttgatttgttgaaaacTCTTCTAAAGAAAGATGCGAAAGAGAGGTTTGATTCTCTGGAAGTTGTTTTGCAGGCTCCTGCCTTGCAGCCTTATGGGGAGCAACAACTACAATTACTTCAGGACTTGAGAAAACAGAAACTCCCAGATTTCGATTCGCCGTTAGAAAGACATttactgaaaaagattgacAGGATTGGCATTGATAGAAAACTTCTCAAGAAGAGTTATAGAAATAGACAGTTGGATTCTCTCGTGGGGTTTTGGAATATACTAGTTGAGAGAGAAAAACATCAATATCACAAAAAAAAGAGACGGAAGAGTAAACTTGCCACTCGGAGTCGAAGCATGCTGAAACTAAATTCTAATAGGAGTATGAATGGAATTGGATCACGGGACAGATCCATGCTAAGTATTCCGGAACTACTACAAAACTTGCAAATTCAAGGTCCTAGAAAAGCAGCCGCTATTGAGAATGCAAATGGAAACGCAATGACAAATGGAACTTCAGAAGGACCCGTATCTGAATCTTCACCAAGAGAATCAGATGACTTTGCCTACCCtcatcagaatcatttATTCAGACCGGCGAGCTACAATTCGATATTGAGCAACCCATCTATAAAACAGAAGCTTTCTTTAAAGTACTGGAAACAAAAGCTCAAACAGATGAAAAATGGGAGTaaaacttctttgaatttcGATGAGAAAAAGCGCAATCCCTCACTTGTTGATTCAAGGTTGGATGTTGCTAATCCGGAAGATCGATCCAAAATTAGGGACAACACGCATTTTAACTCCCAGTTGGGATCCATACCAGCCGGGGAGCCTACCAGTGGTTATACTCGTCAACGCAGAGCCTCGGGGAGTGGAAGCATAACTAAGAGACCAACTTCAGTATTTTCTGCCTTCTCCCAGTTCTCTGAGACTTCAGGTGGATCAGATTACAATGCTGGATACTCTACGGATAATACAGTACAAAACACAAGCAATATTACAGATAGAAATCCTAATGCACAGCCTGTCTACAATAggtcaaaatcaaatgaTGGTTTATTTTCCACCAAATCGAAGCAACCTGACAATTTGACTTTGGAATCCCCAACTTCAAACACAGATCTCTCTCGGTGCAACTCACTCGAGTCTTCTTCGATTAGCTTCTCCAGTAAAAGAGGTCGAAGAAGACACAACTCTCGTCTCCCCTCTGGATCGGTCATACGTACCAGGAGAGGATTTGATTTTATTCATAGAGGCAAATCGCCTCTTGGGTTTTACGAATGCGCCATGTTCCCCGATAGAAACAAAACAAGGGTTAATCAAAAACCAATTatagttgaagaagattccagtaagttctttgaagaggatgaagaagatgaagagggTGAAAATGAGATACCAAATGGTTCTCAGCTGGAACCTCCTATTCAACTGATGAAGGTTGATGGCATGCAAAACTTGGTGAATGGTGTGGATACCGTTGGCGATGTTTATGAAGATGAACacgatgaagaggatgacCATGGCTTGGAGATTAAAACTACTCCTCGTATACATCTTGACACCAGACCAGTATTGCGAAGTGACTCTAAAGTCATTTATGATTCTGCATCCGACTCTGCCACTACAGGAGATGAGGctgacgaagaagatgaatgtgaattggaagatgaatcaACTGTATTACAAAAGGGCCCCTAATAAGCATATAATATGTACGATAATATCCCACTCTAATGCTTCATAGATCTTAGCAAGTTCTGAATTAATTTGAACTGCTCAGAGTCAATTTTTTCGTCCTCGTCgtctgaaaaatcttcgtcttcaatatcattaTCTGGTTCGTAATTAATGAGTGTTTCCATCGTCTTGTCGTCCATTTTCAGAGCCTCCTTGCAGAAGAACTCAAAAAAGTCATCCTCGTCTATATCAATGTTCTCCTGTTTAAGATACTCCCTAGTTATACTgtcttcatctttctctGCTTCCCTTTCACCGGACGAAACCGGTACTTCAGCATTATCatgttctttctcatcGTTAACTGTATTCGTGGTATCACTTTGTCTATTcagattgaagaatactTCACGGAACTCCTCTATCCAGGCATCATCTTCTCCATCTTGTGTCAATTCTATGTGTTTCGGCTTAACGTGATGAGTGATTATTTCAAGACGCTTCAACTCAGATTGCAGAGGATCTCGAAGAATTGTCTCATTGTGCTCTGCAAGCTCAACTTCCGATATTTCTGTTTGTTCAAGGTTCAGGTCATGTTCCTTCAGATACGACCGTACACTCTGTTGGAGGATCCATCCTTTTTTCTCTAACGCCAGATCCTCGTCAAACGAATTAGttgaaagatcaagatATGTGCTCAAGAGATAAGGAAGTTGAATGTATATCGTCTTAGGTGTGTCAACAACATTAGAGGCTGGCAGAAAGGAAGGATGCGGATGTAATTTGGAGTACTCGTTGATGGCTTGTGCCATTTGAGATGGCGATAGGTGCGATATTATCAACGACCGTGTCGATTTGTCAACTAATGCCTTCTGGGTATGAATTAACTGCAGAGCTCTTTTGGGGAATTCTGAAGTGATACTTGGGAGCTCAAGTTTGAGACATTTGAAGGGATATTTCAAGAGAAATTCTAAGGAATCTTGAAGCTTCAAGCCACTACCTGGCTCGCAAGACTCTGGTATGACCAAGATCTGCCGATTATTAATCCAGCATCTGTTTCCTCCGTTGGATGAACTCAACCACTTGGGGATCTTGTCGTGTAACTCAATCAGTAGAATTTCACCGTTTTGATCAAACGCATGAAGGTACAGATTGTCATCTCTGGACGTAAACTTGGTGAGAACCTGGAGCAAAAGCCATGCATCCTCAAAAGCATCCTGGTAATTCAGTTCTCCGTATATATAGTGGTAATTATCTTTCCTATCCACAACCATCTTGGGTAAGGCATTCAACCATGGGTAATATTTGATGTACGGGTCCAGCTGGATCGTTAGTTGGTCGAACAACTTGCTGAGTTTCCCAGAAATATCCGTCTGGTAGGGATGCAGATAGAAAATGGTAAAGCAAACGGTGTCATCGTCAAACAAAAAGTCAGGCTTAGCGTACTCCCATGCTATATCGGGATCCATAGTAAGGAACTTCGTGCACTTGATAACTTGATAACGATGTCCATACCACATGCAGATGTTCTCGAATATATATTTTTTGGCATTCAAGCTCTGCAGTCCTCATCTTCGCCTCGTCTTCCTCTCATTATGGGGGCAACTATAGATGAAGACATCAAAGAACGGATATGGAACGGAAAAATCAACATCAAGGTATCATTAGCCCCGATTGATCATAAAGTTAATGCTTCCCAGATCTCCTTCTACACAAGATTACCCCGGAATTCGTTTCTACCTATCTATCTACCTCAGATGTTGGATTTTTTTGCTTCCAGTATCAAGGACCCTGAGTGGGCCAATCAAGGAAATTGGTGGTTCTCTTTCCAGGATGTACCAATTCGTTGGAATTTGCCGATAGGTGTGAATTTTGACATCATGACCGGACTAAATCCTGATGAACCAACACTTGAAGAGTGGAACATTATCCTCAACTATTCAAACTATCCAAATACAATCGTACCCATTTTTAATAGTAAAAAGTCAAACGGCGCTAACTTTCATAGACATGACGACCGtattcaattctttcacGTTTACTGGCTAAACCAAATGAAAGAATCCTGTTATTGTATCAATGGCAATTGCAACTCCATAATGAGTCTGAGCAAAACAGATTCCAACCTGTTTTGGGGCAGTCTTTTATCTCATGCCAGAGATACCTTCATGTCAATTAATCAGAAACATGTGCCACTGGATCCGTTGAACATCCGTATTATCCCAATTCGCATACatatttcaattttgaacaaagtgATTCAACCAAACGTTACTCCTACAAAAGACGATCAGAAAGACCTCACCACGTTAGGAGATATCCTGCAAGAGACCATTCCAGAACTGTTCCCATCATCGCTAATGTACACTATAGCGTTTCCAATCACCCATGGGATTAAACTACCTATCAATCTCTCATTAATTGATTTGTATTCGTATTTTGCCTTTTCCGATGGATTCGTCCACATCAGTGTGGTATTTAACCAGCCCAAACCGCTATACATAATTTAAAATTGCTATTTTATTAGTGACTTCCGGTGAGCTGAACAAGTCAGGCGTTAACATGACATTGCCAAGGATAGCGCAAAGGTTTAAAGATGACAAAACATGCAGAGCACAAATTTAGGTCTTTGGGCTTTTTGTTATGATGCATTTGGAAAAGCTGTCTATGACATTTAGGCTGATTCAAACACTGCTTGAAGCCAAATTCGGTacattttcaattgtttcttCCGATTCACGAGTAATCTTCTGTCGGTGCCtatctccttctctttgaacacttttccaaaaatctcTCTGAGCTCTTCCTCTGTGAAGAAATAAACCCTAGTTCCATCTCCACGCACATAGAAGTTGTCATCTAATAATCTgttctttttgaatctAACCTGAGCCAAATCATATCTCCCGTAGTCTCTGAAGAGTATGTGGCCTCCGGGTTTCAGCatcttctccaaattcTTTACTGCTGAGTCCCACTGATCTGGAGAAAGAGCACTGAAAACAAACACCATTATGATTATGTCTACAGAATGGGGTTCCACACCTTCTGGAAGCTCCAAGTCGGGATTACTCAAATCCCACACACATGCACTAGCGTATTGCGGGTCGAAATCTTCGTTTTCTTTGACCAATTTTATGGCATTCTTAGAATAATCAGCACCCACAATTGATAAGTCCTTATTCTTATTTTGAGTTAGGATTGGAAATAAAGTATTACCGGCACCACATCCCAATTCAACAATTTTCACTGGACCATAGTCTTCCTTCGTAGCTTCATATAACGAGGGAAACTCAATCTGTAACCATTTtctgtctttgaaaaagttctctTTATTGTTTCGATAGAAAATGTCCCAATACTTGGCAGGCTGAGAGTTGTACAAATTCTTATCAAACTCTCTAACAGGAGCTTCGTATTGCTTCTTTATCTTTTCCTGTGCCTCCATGACCTGTTCGTCTCCCCATTCAACATGGTCCCAGGCATTATGTTTGAACACATCCTCCTCGTTATTCAAGTACCGTTGGCCAAAAGTAAATGGATCATCCCTTCCAATCCTGGAATCTAAGGGAGGTTTCGTTTCTGAAACGCCTGCAGTGGGGTCGGCTTTAGACATTCAGGTGGATCAAGTCTATCAGTTGAAATTCTGATTGTTCTCAcagtaaaaaaaaaattatataACTACCATCCGTACACCGCATATTTGTATGCAATAGAAATACTACCAGTATTCAAATGCAGCACTTATCACAAGGTGCATACAAAGATGGC containing:
- a CDS encoding Conserved protein involved in autophagy and the Cvt pathway, translating into MGATIDEDIKERIWNGKINIKVSLAPIDHKVNASQISFYTRLPRNSFLPIYLPQMLDFFASSIKDPEWANQGNWWFSFQDVPIRWNLPIGVNFDIMTGLNPDEPTLEEWNIILNYSNYPNTIVPIFNSKKSNGANFHRHDDRIQFFHVYWLNQMKESCYCINGNCNSIMSLSKTDSNLFWGSLLSHARDTFMSINQKHVPLDPLNIRIIPIRIHISILNKVIQPNVTPTKDDQKDLTTLGDILQETIPELFPSSLMYTIAFPITHGIKLPINLSLIDLYSYFAFSDGFVHISVVFNQPKPLYII